In a genomic window of Mucilaginibacter sp. KACC 22063:
- a CDS encoding DEAD/DEAH box helicase → MPDIVHVTYAQTGNSSSINALGMREMQEKAYQARDAQYLLLKAPPASGKSRALMFIALDKLINQGIKKVIVAVPEKSIGASFRSTRLKEHGFFADWQVNDAFNLCTPGDDGSRSKVQSFKNFLENNEQVLICTHATLRFAVDELDESKFNDILLAIDEFHHVSADADSRLGEHLRAIMQKSSAHIVAMTGSYFRGDSVPVLLPEDEARFTKITYNYYEQLNGYTYLKSLGIGYHFYQGRYTTAILDILDTTKKTILHIPNVNSGESTKDKEKEVGFILDAIGEIDHQDSETGVIYIKRFADGEVIKVADLVNDNPRDREKIVGYLREMKTVDDMDLIIALGMAKEGFDWPYCEHALTVGYRGSLTEIIQIIGRCTRDSANKTHAQFTNLIAEPDAERQDVQLSVNNMLKAITASLLMEQVLAPNFKFKTKLSDEDKAQPGEIKIRGLKEPSSNRVRDIIESDLNDLKASILQDNTMLKAMPGNLDPEVINKVLIPKIIQVKYPDLSEEEVEELRQHVVVDSVIKNGEIKEVGDKRFIRMADSFVNIDDLHIDLIDRVNPFQKAFEVLSKSVTTHVLKLIQESIESTRIQVTKEEALILWPKIKDFRATHGREPSIASLDSLEKRMAEVLIYLRNEKRKQQNGN, encoded by the coding sequence ATGCCTGATATCGTCCACGTGACTTATGCGCAAACCGGCAATAGCTCCAGCATTAACGCTTTAGGTATGCGCGAGATGCAAGAAAAGGCCTACCAGGCCCGGGATGCACAGTACCTGTTATTAAAAGCCCCACCGGCCTCTGGGAAATCCCGGGCATTGATGTTTATTGCCTTGGATAAATTGATCAATCAAGGTATCAAAAAAGTGATTGTAGCTGTTCCCGAAAAGTCAATTGGTGCTTCGTTCCGGTCAACCCGGCTGAAAGAGCATGGCTTTTTTGCTGACTGGCAAGTCAACGACGCCTTTAACTTGTGTACACCAGGAGACGACGGCAGCAGAAGCAAAGTACAATCGTTCAAAAACTTTCTTGAAAATAACGAACAAGTTCTTATTTGTACTCATGCGACCCTGCGCTTTGCCGTTGACGAATTAGACGAAAGCAAGTTCAATGATATTCTGTTGGCCATTGATGAATTTCATCATGTTTCCGCTGATGCGGACAGTCGCTTGGGTGAGCATCTTCGGGCAATCATGCAAAAGTCCAGTGCGCATATTGTAGCGATGACCGGGTCGTATTTTAGAGGAGACAGTGTTCCGGTATTATTACCTGAAGATGAAGCGAGGTTTACGAAAATCACCTACAATTACTATGAACAGCTGAACGGCTACACCTACCTGAAGTCGCTGGGTATAGGCTATCACTTCTACCAGGGACGGTACACAACAGCGATATTGGACATCTTGGACACTACAAAAAAGACCATCCTTCATATTCCTAACGTCAACTCCGGTGAGTCAACAAAGGACAAGGAGAAGGAAGTAGGTTTTATTTTGGATGCGATTGGTGAGATTGATCATCAGGATAGTGAAACAGGAGTAATCTATATCAAACGCTTTGCCGATGGTGAGGTAATCAAGGTAGCAGATTTGGTGAACGACAATCCAAGGGATCGCGAAAAGATCGTTGGGTATCTGCGCGAGATGAAGACTGTTGATGATATGGATTTAATCATCGCACTCGGAATGGCCAAGGAAGGATTTGATTGGCCTTATTGCGAACATGCCCTCACAGTGGGGTATCGCGGTTCACTGACTGAGATTATCCAGATCATCGGCCGCTGCACCCGTGATAGTGCGAATAAGACGCATGCGCAATTCACTAATCTGATTGCGGAACCAGATGCGGAGCGGCAAGATGTTCAACTTTCAGTGAATAATATGCTGAAGGCTATTACCGCCTCATTGCTAATGGAACAAGTTTTGGCGCCGAACTTTAAGTTTAAAACAAAACTCAGTGATGAAGACAAAGCACAGCCAGGTGAAATCAAAATCCGCGGGCTAAAGGAGCCTAGTTCAAACCGAGTGCGGGATATTATTGAATCCGATCTGAATGATCTGAAGGCATCTATCTTACAAGACAATACGATGTTAAAGGCTATGCCGGGCAATCTTGATCCGGAAGTGATCAACAAAGTTTTGATCCCTAAAATCATTCAGGTTAAATACCCGGACCTATCAGAAGAGGAGGTTGAAGAATTACGCCAGCATGTAGTGGTTGATTCGGTGATCAAAAATGGCGAGATTAAGGAAGTCGGTGATAAGCGATTCATCCGGATGGCAGATAGCTTTGTTAACATTGATGATTTACACATTGATCTTATTGACCGTGTAAATCCATTCCAAAAGGCCTTTGAGGTCTTATCAAAATCGGTTACTACCCACGTTCTAAAATTGATCCAGGAGAGCATCGAATCGACAAGAATACAAGTAACGAAAGAAGAAGCGCTCATTCTGTGGCCAAAGATCAAAGATTTTAGGGCAACCCACGGGCGGGAGCCAAGTATCGCCTCATTGGACAGCTTGGAAAAACGAATGGCCGAAGTGTTGATCTATTTAAGAAACGAGAAGCGCAAACAGCAAAATGGCAATTAA
- a CDS encoding GIY-YIG nuclease family protein encodes MAIKGSLEDIFNDDPFGLLDVKAPTTPTRNADERLIASFEEINAFYAKHNREPAAGNGVHEHQLRSRLNGIRSDELKAATLAPFDRYHLLDVKPKKVETIADILEDDDFGLLADDAESIFNLKHVPKETTMPEYVASRKPCPDFEKFEHLFLACHTDIRLKKRKLYPFKNEQQIAKGYFFVLKGILLYVAEVSEKEKTGGKVNARLRCIFENGTESDMLLRSLAAELYKNGRRVTEHTEKLLSEMHTITSDDQESGYIYILQSLSKDPEIRSINNLYKIGFSTGSVEDRIKNAVNEPTYLMASVAIVSAFKCYNMNTQKLELLLHTFFGNSCLSVDIYDREGKRFSPREWFIAPLEVIEQAIEFIISGEIVDYQYDPGTQVIINRPD; translated from the coding sequence ATGGCAATTAAGGGTTCTTTAGAAGATATATTTAACGACGATCCATTTGGTCTTTTGGACGTTAAAGCGCCGACTACACCTACACGTAATGCCGATGAGCGTTTGATAGCTTCCTTCGAAGAGATTAACGCCTTTTACGCCAAACATAATCGCGAACCCGCTGCGGGCAATGGCGTGCATGAGCATCAGCTGCGATCCAGATTAAATGGAATTCGTTCAGACGAATTAAAAGCAGCAACGTTAGCGCCCTTCGATCGTTACCACCTGCTTGACGTCAAGCCAAAGAAGGTAGAAACCATAGCCGATATCTTAGAGGATGACGATTTTGGCCTCCTAGCCGATGACGCCGAAAGTATATTTAATCTAAAACATGTGCCGAAAGAAACGACGATGCCGGAATATGTGGCATCCCGTAAGCCTTGCCCTGACTTTGAAAAATTTGAACATTTGTTTCTTGCCTGTCATACCGACATTCGTCTTAAGAAAAGAAAGCTCTACCCATTCAAGAATGAGCAACAGATCGCGAAGGGCTACTTTTTCGTATTAAAGGGCATTTTACTTTATGTAGCAGAAGTTTCCGAAAAGGAGAAAACAGGTGGAAAAGTGAATGCCCGCCTGCGGTGTATTTTTGAAAATGGCACGGAGTCAGACATGCTCTTGCGGTCCTTGGCAGCGGAGCTTTACAAAAATGGGCGTAGGGTTACTGAACATACAGAAAAGCTGCTCAGCGAGATGCATACGATTACTTCGGACGATCAGGAATCCGGGTACATATACATCTTGCAGTCGCTGAGTAAGGACCCGGAAATCAGGTCGATCAATAATCTCTACAAAATTGGTTTTTCTACTGGCTCTGTGGAAGATCGCATCAAGAATGCAGTCAACGAGCCCACTTACCTAATGGCTTCCGTGGCAATTGTATCAGCATTTAAATGTTACAATATGAACACTCAAAAACTCGAATTGCTGTTACACACTTTTTTTGGGAATTCTTGCTTGAGTGTTGACATCTACGACCGCGAGGGCAAAAGATTTAGCCCCCGCGAGTGGTTCATTGCCCCTTTAGAAGTAATTGAACAAGCAATTGAATTTATTATTAGCGGCGAGATCGTCGACTATCAATATGATCCTGGCACACAGGTTATAATAAACCGACCCGACTAA
- a CDS encoding TROVE domain-containing protein, with translation MKFNLLSKANPDSYREKTVNHEGAEAFKLSPEMELYTAVVTWSLNDSFYEKNEERLLRLRNMITKCNPVFVGKLAIYARTKMYMRSVPLVLVTELAKLHSGDNLVARVTAGVVNRADEITELLACYELLNERKGTKKLNRLSKQLQKGLQVAFNRFDEYQFAKYNRNTAIKLRDALFLVHPKAKNEEQQALFNKIVADTLQTPYTWETELSALGQLNFDSDEAKAEAFRAKWEELIDTGKLGYMALLRNLRNIQEAGVSYAHFKKVCARLADADEVAKAKQFPFRYLAAYRELVATETMSPVKGLTKKLSAMLLGNKGYTGELLDALEKAVQASAANIKGFDHETRVLLACDVSGSMQTPVSAKSKILLYDVGLMLAMLLQSRCKNVEVGMFGDKWKTISVPRNNILGNVQEFYRREGEVGYATNGYLVIKDLLARRVKMEKVFLFTDCQLWNNSSTSGDHIHPLWVRYKAEVSTNAKLYLFDLKGYGQAPLQILRNDVYLIAGWSDKVFEVLAALENGGSALDAINNIEL, from the coding sequence ATGAAATTTAACCTGTTAAGCAAAGCCAATCCCGATAGCTATAGGGAAAAGACAGTTAACCACGAGGGTGCTGAGGCATTTAAGCTGTCGCCAGAAATGGAGTTGTACACTGCTGTGGTTACCTGGAGCTTGAATGATTCCTTTTACGAGAAAAACGAGGAGCGTTTGCTTCGCCTGCGCAACATGATCACTAAATGCAACCCTGTTTTTGTAGGTAAGCTGGCTATATATGCCCGCACTAAAATGTATATGCGTTCGGTACCGCTGGTGCTGGTTACCGAATTGGCTAAGCTGCACTCGGGCGATAATCTGGTCGCCCGGGTTACGGCCGGGGTAGTTAACCGTGCCGACGAAATTACCGAGCTGCTGGCCTGCTACGAATTGCTGAATGAACGTAAAGGCACTAAAAAGCTGAACCGCCTGAGCAAGCAGTTGCAAAAAGGTTTGCAGGTGGCTTTTAACCGTTTCGACGAGTACCAGTTTGCTAAATACAACCGCAATACAGCTATCAAACTGCGCGATGCATTGTTTCTGGTTCATCCAAAGGCAAAAAACGAGGAGCAGCAAGCGTTGTTCAATAAAATAGTAGCCGATACTTTGCAAACGCCATATACCTGGGAAACGGAGCTGTCGGCATTAGGTCAGCTCAACTTCGATAGCGACGAAGCCAAAGCCGAAGCGTTCCGCGCCAAGTGGGAAGAACTGATCGATACCGGTAAACTGGGTTACATGGCGCTGCTGCGGAACCTGCGCAACATACAGGAAGCAGGCGTTAGCTATGCGCACTTTAAAAAAGTATGTGCACGTTTAGCAGATGCTGATGAGGTTGCAAAGGCAAAGCAGTTTCCGTTCCGTTACCTGGCAGCCTACCGTGAACTGGTAGCTACAGAAACTATGTCGCCTGTAAAGGGCTTAACCAAAAAGCTAAGCGCAATGCTGTTAGGTAATAAAGGTTACACGGGCGAACTGCTGGATGCCTTGGAAAAAGCTGTGCAAGCAAGTGCTGCTAACATCAAAGGTTTCGATCATGAAACGCGTGTATTGTTGGCCTGCGATGTATCTGGTTCAATGCAAACGCCCGTATCAGCAAAATCTAAGATCCTGCTGTACGATGTGGGCTTAATGCTGGCGATGCTGCTGCAGTCGCGTTGCAAAAACGTGGAGGTAGGTATGTTTGGCGATAAATGGAAAACGATATCCGTACCGCGTAACAACATCCTGGGTAACGTGCAGGAGTTTTACCGCCGCGAGGGCGAGGTGGGTTATGCCACCAACGGCTACCTGGTGATCAAAGATCTGTTAGCGCGCCGTGTAAAAATGGAGAAGGTTTTTCTGTTTACCGACTGCCAGTTGTGGAACAATTCATCTACCAGCGGCGATCATATCCATCCGTTGTGGGTGCGCTACAAGGCAGAGGTGTCGACAAACGCGAAGCTCTACCTGTTCGACCTGAAAGGTTACGGACAAGCGCCATTGCAAATACTGCGTAATGATGTTTATTTGATCGCCGGCTGGAGCGATAAAGTTTTCGAAGTGTTAGCTGCTCTGGAAAATGGAGGTTCGGCATTGGATGCTATTAATAACATAGAACTATAA
- a CDS encoding Swt1 family HEPN domain-containing protein, translating into MNNFSKKLEHFAFKNLMLETDLMKIEESGVDIQHIDTVSKKEIVDTELFEHEILTSARKMARFYVYYFAFENSIRSLISGRLEEKHGINWWDIKAPPGVAKNVADNQAKEKDTAMAIRSEDPLSYTNFGELIDIITYNWEDFSDTIRSKKSMESVVSQFGKIRNVIAHSCELEEDDIIRLKLLIKDWFRIQS; encoded by the coding sequence ATGAATAATTTTAGTAAAAAGTTAGAGCATTTTGCTTTTAAAAACTTGATGTTAGAAACTGACCTGATGAAAATCGAAGAATCAGGAGTTGATATACAACATATTGATACAGTCTCTAAAAAGGAAATTGTGGACACTGAATTATTTGAGCATGAAATTCTCACTTCTGCACGAAAAATGGCTCGATTTTATGTTTATTACTTTGCATTTGAGAACTCAATTAGAAGCTTGATATCAGGAAGACTAGAAGAGAAACATGGCATTAATTGGTGGGACATCAAAGCTCCGCCAGGAGTAGCTAAAAATGTTGCAGACAATCAGGCAAAAGAGAAAGATACTGCAATGGCTATACGATCAGAAGATCCACTGTCATATACAAATTTCGGAGAACTAATTGACATCATCACGTATAACTGGGAGGATTTTTCAGATACTATTAGAAGTAAAAAATCTATGGAATCGGTCGTTAGTCAATTTGGGAAAATAAGGAATGTAATTGCTCATTCATGTGAATTGGAAGAAGACGATATTATTAGGTTAAAACTACTGATAAAGGATTGGTTTAGGATTCAAAGTTAG
- a CDS encoding DUF5343 domain-containing protein → MAPTTKYPPYMDAYNAVPKVLDEIKKASVPPKFTLDFLASVLGLGSSSYRAIIPILKKLEFLDQASVPTNIYKEYRDDTKSSSVLGVQVKKAYADLYKTAEYAHKLSKDALTTKLKTLLGVGDDDKIIPKVVATFQEFVKLSKFDGPVEPVKNLKVESENNSDNDVNEPVKPEAAFKINKAFGISYTINLNLPATTEIEVYNSIFKALKDNLLDE, encoded by the coding sequence ATGGCACCAACAACTAAATATCCTCCTTACATGGACGCATATAATGCGGTACCCAAGGTTCTAGACGAGATAAAAAAGGCTTCTGTACCACCAAAATTCACACTTGATTTCCTCGCTTCCGTCTTAGGCCTTGGATCATCCAGCTACCGAGCAATTATTCCAATTTTAAAGAAATTAGAATTTTTAGACCAAGCAAGTGTACCTACTAATATTTACAAAGAATATCGAGATGACACAAAATCCTCGTCTGTCCTAGGCGTTCAAGTAAAAAAAGCTTATGCGGATTTGTATAAAACTGCGGAATACGCTCATAAATTAAGTAAAGACGCCTTAACAACTAAATTAAAAACGTTGTTAGGAGTTGGGGACGATGACAAAATAATTCCAAAAGTTGTGGCTACCTTCCAAGAATTTGTTAAGCTGTCAAAATTTGATGGCCCGGTAGAGCCTGTAAAAAACTTGAAAGTTGAGAGTGAAAATAACTCTGATAATGATGTTAATGAGCCGGTAAAACCCGAGGCGGCATTTAAGATAAATAAGGCTTTTGGAATTTCTTACACAATAAATTTAAACTTGCCCGCAACTACAGAGATAGAAGTTTATAATTCAATATTCAAAGCATTAAAAGACAATTTATTAGATGAATAA
- a CDS encoding RtcB family protein, protein MEKEKISNNELKALGINEVDLLVSFSRVANGLLKHHVMSKAEILANLEALVDDPMPYALKKGGKFKNLAEEVIALRKEGKFIKQERANFKLKEEIADFPVWGLENIEIGALAQMRTAVQLPIAVAGALMPDAHQGYGLPIGGVLATTANTIIPFAVGVDIACRMCLSIFDLPAAAVDNEKDKLKNILVDNTYFGMGCTTKSYFDSSLFDSKTWSETKVIRSLKDKAYAQLGTSGTGNHFVEWGELTIADGAMPGIPAGNYLALLSHSGSRGFGGAVADHYSKIAMTKTKLPAQAKHLAWLDLDKDEGQEYWIAMNLAGEYASANHHEIHNKIARALGVKPMAMVENHHNFAWKEQLADGTEVMVHRKGATPAGEGVLGIIPGSMSTPGFLVRGKGDATSINSASHGAGRAMSRSAAFKTLDRTAIAANLVEKRITLLGSDVDEAPMAYKDINAVMAAQNDLVEVLAKFEPRIVRMANPKEKPED, encoded by the coding sequence ATGGAAAAAGAAAAGATCAGCAATAACGAGTTAAAGGCTTTAGGTATAAACGAGGTGGACTTACTGGTGAGCTTTAGCCGCGTGGCTAATGGTTTACTGAAGCACCATGTAATGAGCAAGGCCGAAATACTGGCCAACCTGGAAGCCCTGGTTGACGATCCGATGCCTTATGCTTTGAAAAAAGGCGGTAAGTTTAAGAACCTGGCCGAGGAGGTGATTGCCCTGCGTAAAGAGGGTAAGTTTATAAAACAGGAACGCGCTAACTTTAAACTGAAAGAAGAGATTGCCGATTTCCCGGTGTGGGGTTTGGAGAATATTGAGATAGGTGCGCTTGCACAGATGCGTACTGCCGTACAATTACCCATTGCCGTTGCCGGCGCATTAATGCCCGACGCACACCAGGGCTACGGCCTGCCTATCGGTGGTGTGCTGGCCACTACGGCAAATACCATTATTCCGTTTGCAGTTGGGGTGGATATTGCCTGCCGTATGTGTTTAAGCATTTTTGATTTGCCTGCTGCGGCTGTTGATAACGAGAAAGATAAGCTGAAGAATATATTGGTGGATAACACCTATTTCGGGATGGGTTGTACAACCAAATCTTACTTCGACAGCTCGTTGTTTGACAGTAAAACCTGGAGCGAAACTAAGGTGATCCGCTCGCTTAAGGATAAGGCTTATGCGCAGTTAGGTACCAGCGGTACGGGTAACCACTTTGTGGAATGGGGCGAACTGACTATTGCCGACGGCGCTATGCCCGGCATACCGGCAGGTAATTACCTGGCGCTGCTTTCGCACTCCGGTTCGCGGGGGTTTGGGGGCGCCGTGGCCGACCATTACAGCAAAATTGCCATGACTAAAACCAAACTGCCGGCGCAAGCCAAGCATTTGGCGTGGTTGGATCTGGATAAGGATGAAGGGCAGGAATACTGGATAGCCATGAACCTGGCTGGCGAATATGCCAGTGCTAACCACCACGAGATCCACAACAAGATTGCCCGTGCCTTAGGCGTTAAACCAATGGCGATGGTAGAGAACCACCACAACTTTGCCTGGAAAGAGCAACTGGCCGATGGTACCGAGGTAATGGTACACCGTAAGGGTGCCACCCCGGCGGGCGAGGGCGTGTTGGGTATTATACCGGGTAGCATGAGCACCCCCGGGTTTTTAGTGCGCGGTAAAGGCGATGCGACAAGCATTAACAGCGCCAGCCACGGTGCAGGGCGTGCCATGAGCCGAAGCGCAGCTTTTAAAACGCTAGATAGAACCGCTATTGCCGCCAACCTGGTTGAAAAGCGTATTACCCTGCTGGGTAGCGACGTGGACGAAGCGCCAATGGCCTACAAGGATATTAACGCCGTAATGGCCGCCCAAAACGACCTGGTAGAAGTGTTAGCGAAGTTTGAACCGCGAATTGTGCGCATGGCAAACCCAAAAGAGAAGCCGGAGGATTAG